The Xanthomonas fragariae genome has a segment encoding these proteins:
- a CDS encoding IS30 family transposase, translating to MSKSYLHLSAEERAVLQIETRRGQSLRSISRLLCRSPSTLSRELVRQGATSYCAADAARRYKARRQRSVRRRRLTPGTDLFQLVRDHLVLWRWSPQQIAAKLLIMHPDDSAQRVSHETIYATIYAHPRGGLKKELVEALRQGKPTRGLRRTTAAKRTWVPEELRIVHRPEDVRQRLIPGHWEGDLIKGAFNRSCVGTLVERKTRFVVLCRMDGCTAADALEGFTRQMKRLPASMRTSLTYDRGTELTCYAELMQGLNINVWFADPHAPWQRGSNENTNGLLRQFLPKGADLSTVSQEYLNHIALLMNTRPRETLGWKTPSEAMEHELATFKSRVALES from the coding sequence ATGTCAAAAAGCTATCTCCATCTGAGTGCAGAAGAGCGCGCGGTGCTGCAAATCGAAACACGGCGTGGTCAAAGCTTGCGCTCGATCTCCAGACTTCTGTGCAGAAGCCCATCGACATTGAGCAGGGAGCTGGTCAGGCAGGGCGCCACGAGCTACTGTGCGGCAGATGCGGCCAGGCGTTACAAAGCGCGGCGTCAGCGCAGTGTTCGGCGGCGTAGGCTGACCCCGGGGACGGATTTGTTCCAGCTGGTGCGTGATCATCTTGTGCTGTGGCGCTGGTCGCCCCAGCAGATTGCTGCCAAGCTCTTGATCATGCATCCGGATGATTCTGCCCAGCGCGTCAGCCACGAAACCATCTACGCAACGATCTATGCGCACCCGCGCGGTGGCCTGAAAAAGGAGCTGGTGGAGGCTTTACGCCAGGGCAAGCCTACTCGGGGATTGCGGCGTACGACCGCTGCCAAACGCACCTGGGTGCCGGAGGAACTACGCATCGTGCACCGGCCCGAAGACGTGCGACAGCGCCTGATTCCAGGTCATTGGGAAGGCGATCTGATCAAGGGCGCGTTCAATCGTTCCTGCGTTGGCACGTTGGTGGAGCGCAAGACGCGCTTTGTGGTGCTGTGCCGAATGGACGGCTGCACGGCTGCCGATGCGCTGGAAGGGTTTACCCGCCAGATGAAAAGGCTTCCCGCTTCGATGCGAACGAGCTTGACCTATGATCGCGGGACCGAACTGACGTGTTATGCCGAGCTGATGCAGGGACTGAACATCAATGTGTGGTTTGCCGATCCACACGCGCCTTGGCAGCGCGGAAGCAACGAAAACACCAATGGCCTACTTCGCCAGTTCTTGCCCAAGGGTGCGGATCTGTCCACCGTCAGTCAGGAGTACCTCAATCACATCGCATTACTGATGAACACCCGTCCACGCGAGACGTTGGGATGGAAAACGCCGAGCGAGGCGATGGAGCATGAACTGGCAACTTTCAAATCACGTGTTGCACTTGAATCTTGA
- a CDS encoding YkgJ family cysteine cluster protein — protein sequence MAHPCLTCGACCAYFRVSFHWSEADPVLGGRVPIELTDALRTHERVMRGTSQSQPRCIALDADIGRYSRCSIHDRRPSSCAAVPASLEFGKRSAQCDKSRLAHCLHALTETDWVGVDDAQRNPLPPL from the coding sequence ATGGCACACCCCTGCCTTACCTGCGGCGCCTGCTGCGCCTACTTCCGCGTCAGTTTCCACTGGAGCGAAGCCGACCCCGTATTGGGCGGCAGGGTGCCGATCGAGCTGACCGACGCGCTGCGCACGCACGAGCGCGTCATGCGCGGCACCTCGCAATCGCAGCCGCGGTGCATCGCGCTGGACGCGGACATCGGCCGCTACAGCCGCTGCAGCATCCATGACCGCCGCCCCTCGTCCTGCGCCGCCGTGCCGGCCTCGCTGGAGTTTGGGAAGCGCAGCGCGCAATGCGACAAGTCGCGATTGGCGCATTGCCTGCACGCGCTTACCGAAACCGATTGGGTCGGGGTGGACGACGCACAGCGCAATCCGCTGCCGCCGCTGTAG
- the oleC gene encoding olefin beta-lactone synthetase, whose translation MTTLCNIAATLPQLARERPDQIAIRCPGRRAANGFAAYDVTLSYAELDARSDAIAAGLTVHGIGRGARAVVMVRPSPEFFLLMFALFKAGAVPVLVDPGIDRRALKQCLDEAQPQAFIGIPLAQLARRLLRWARSASQIVTVGGHYGWGGVTLARMEHDGAGAGSQLADTGPDDMAAILFTSGSTGVPKGVVYRHRHFVGQIELLRNAFDMQPGGVDLPTFPPFALFDPALGLTSVIPDMDPTRPATADPRKLHDAIDRFGVTQLFGSPALMRVLADYGQPLPNVRLATSAGAPVPPDVVAKIRALLPADAQFWTPYGATECLPVAAIEGRTLDATRAATEAGAGTCVGQVVPPNEVRIIAIDDAAIPDWSGTRVLAVGEVGEITVAGPTTTDTYFNRDAVTRIAKIRERSADGSERIVHRMGDVGYFDADGRLWFCGRKTHRVETATGPLYTEQVEPVFNMHPQVRRTALVGVGAPGQQLPVLCVELQPGVSASVFAEVETVLRALGAAHRHTAGIGRFLRHTGFPVDIRHNAKIGRETLAVWAAQQRD comes from the coding sequence ATGACGACTCTCTGCAATATCGCCGCCACCCTGCCACAGCTGGCGCGCGAGCGCCCCGATCAGATCGCCATCCGCTGCCCGGGCCGTCGTGCCGCCAACGGATTCGCTGCCTACGATGTGACCTTGAGCTATGCCGAGCTGGATGCGCGCAGCGATGCGATCGCCGCCGGATTGACAGTGCACGGCATCGGACGTGGTGCGCGCGCAGTGGTGATGGTGCGGCCGTCGCCGGAGTTCTTCCTGCTGATGTTTGCGTTGTTCAAAGCCGGTGCGGTGCCCGTGCTGGTGGATCCGGGCATCGACAGGCGCGCGCTCAAGCAATGCCTGGACGAAGCGCAGCCGCAGGCATTTATCGGCATTCCACTCGCGCAGCTGGCGCGTCGCTTGTTGCGCTGGGCGCGCTCTGCCAGTCAGATCGTCACCGTCGGTGGCCACTATGGGTGGGGCGGGGTGACCCTGGCACGCATGGAGCACGATGGCGCAGGCGCCGGCAGCCAGCTGGCCGACACTGGGCCCGACGACATGGCCGCGATCCTATTCACCAGTGGCTCGACCGGTGTGCCCAAGGGCGTGGTGTATCGGCACCGGCATTTCGTCGGGCAGATCGAATTGCTGCGCAATGCCTTCGACATGCAGCCCGGCGGTGTGGATCTGCCGACGTTCCCGCCGTTCGCTTTGTTCGATCCGGCATTGGGGCTGACCTCGGTGATTCCGGACATGGATCCAACCCGCCCGGCTACGGCCGATCCGCGCAAATTGCACGATGCGATCGATCGCTTCGGGGTGACGCAGTTGTTCGGCTCGCCGGCGTTGATGCGGGTACTGGCCGACTATGGCCAGCCGTTGCCCAACGTGCGTCTGGCCACCTCGGCCGGTGCGCCGGTGCCACCGGACGTGGTGGCCAAGATCCGCGCGCTGTTGCCGGCAGATGCGCAGTTCTGGACACCGTATGGCGCCACCGAGTGTTTGCCGGTGGCAGCGATCGAAGGACGCACGCTGGATGCCACCCGCGCTGCCACCGAGGCAGGTGCGGGCACTTGCGTGGGGCAGGTGGTGCCGCCGAACGAGGTACGCATCATTGCCATCGACGATGCGGCCATTCCCGACTGGAGCGGCACGCGCGTGCTGGCGGTGGGCGAGGTCGGTGAGATCACCGTCGCCGGCCCTACCACCACCGATACCTATTTCAACCGCGATGCGGTCACGCGCATCGCCAAGATCCGCGAACGCAGCGCCGATGGCAGCGAACGCATCGTGCACCGCATGGGCGATGTCGGCTATTTCGATGCCGATGGGCGGCTATGGTTCTGCGGGCGCAAAACGCACCGCGTGGAAACCGCCACCGGCCCGCTGTACACCGAGCAGGTGGAGCCAGTGTTCAACATGCATCCGCAAGTGCGGCGCACCGCGTTAGTTGGAGTGGGCGCGCCCGGACAACAGCTGCCGGTGCTATGCGTGGAGCTGCAACCGGGCGTGTCCGCATCGGTATTTGCGGAAGTGGAAACTGTGTTGCGCGCACTGGGCGCAGCGCATCGGCACACTGCTGGTATCGGGCGTTTTTTGCGCCACACCGGCTTTCCTGTGGATATCCGTCACAACGCCAAGATTGGCCGCGAAACGCTGGCGGTCTGGGCGGCGCAGCAGCGTGATTGA